In a genomic window of Ipomoea triloba cultivar NCNSP0323 chromosome 3, ASM357664v1:
- the LOC116013137 gene encoding protein SUPPRESSOR OF GENE SILENCING 3-like, with translation MGASSYPSSPSILFSGYAQKQNREKRIDYAVCGSSVSNSKMSSSRGGGKPFHSPPTKKTSAATSNLMVDQLNCGVADLSFKSKQDDGQEVYVKKPKSRAGKQPMLQASTANVWGNSGPKAWGHPTNTVPNLEMRNNGGRGSGSKWQAYPMSTPTGRGNVRPQSANRDFGTVAYPPPVVQTPLKWSTLVASTHSLENDQSSHPSAVVVHTEEEDDDEQSYLTDESDDDFLSDEFDSCESEKSHDTRKQNRWFQGFFNCINSLSTEQINDPGRQWHCPACKGGPGAIDWYRGLYSLTVHARTKRSKRMKLHRELAEVLEEELSRRGTSVVQAGEIFRMWNGLANEEKDFSIVWPPMVIIMNTRHEKDENDKWIGMGNQELLDYFSFYDAVKARHSYGPKGHRGMSILIFDASPVGYLEAERLSKHFTDDARDRDAWERNPITFFAGGKRQLYGYMAEKRDIDDFNRHSHGKSRLRFEILSHREMVVDPLKKMGEDNQQLMHFKDKAARHQKQAKALEESVNVVGEKLRQTLEETKVVRLRIKKHHEENKDEMDFQGEFFKESFEKMQREHFDKDKQSHPNNLPSVEDHHLERVEEIAKYGEFQNYGMKEFIAEKEKLKKAHEEEIDAMRRRHREEEAALDKKFELAVLMEKYTPPASY, from the exons ATGGGAGCTTCTTCTTatccttcttctccttcaatcTTGTTCTCTGGGTATGCGCAGAAACAGAACAGAGAAAAAAGGATTGATTATGCTGTTTG TGGTAGCTCGGTCTCAAACTCAAAGATGAGTTCAAGTAGAGGTGGTGGAAAACCTTTTCATTCACCGCCTACAAAGAAAACATCAGCTGCAACATCAAATCTCATGGTTGATCAATTGAATTGTGGAGTGGCAGACCTGAGTTTTAAATCGAAACAAGATGATGGGCAGGAAGTTTATGTTAAGAAGCCCAAGAGTAGGGCTGGAAAGCAGCCGATGCTCCAGGCCTCCACTGCTAATGTTTGGGGAAATTCTGGTCCTAAAGCATGGGGTCATCCAACAAATACAGTGCCCAACTTAGAAATGAGAAATAATGGGGGAAGGGGTTCAGGAAGCAAATGGCAAGCTTATCCTATGAGTACTCCTACTGGTAGAGGAAATGTAAGGCCACAGTCAGCTAACCGGGATTTTGGGACTGTAGCATATCCTCCTCCTGTGGTTCAGACTCCTCTAAAGTGGTCTACTTTAGTGGCTTCAACACACTCCCTTGAGAATGACCAAAGTTCTCATCCTTCTGCAGTGGTTGTCCAtacagaagaagaagatgatgatgaacaaTCATATTTGACTGATGAGTCTGATGATGATTTTCTGAGTGATGAATTTGATTCATGTGAAAGTGAAAAGAGCCACGATACGCGCAAACAGAATCGCTGGTTCCAAGGATTTTTCAATTGCATCAACAGTTTGAGCACTGAGCAGATCAATGACCCTGGAAGACAGTGGCACTGCCCCGCTTGCAAAGGGGGTCCGGGAGCTATTGATTGGTATCGAGGATTATATTCCCTGACGGTACATGCAAGAACAAAACGGTCAAAGAGGATGAAGCTACACAGGGAACTTGCAGAAGTATTGGAAGAAGAGCTAAGTAGGAGGGGTACTTCTGTGGTTCAAGCAGGTGAAATTTTCAGAATGTGGAACGGGCTTGCtaatgaagaaaaagatttTTCAATTGTGTGGCCCCCTATGGTAATCATTATGAATACAAGacatgaaaaagatgaaaatgacAAG TGGATAGGAATGGGAAATCAGGAACTTCTCGACTACTTCAGCTTTTATGATGCAGTCAAGGCTCGGCATTCATATGGTCCAAAAGGGCATCGTGGGAtgagtattttgatttttgatgcCTCACCGGTGGGCTACCTTGAGGCTGAGAGACTAAGCAAGCATTTTACTGATGATGCAAGAGATAGAGATGCTTGGGAACGAAACCCGATCACATTTTTTGCTGGCGGAAAACGGCAGCTCTATGGTTACATGGCAGAAAAGAGAGATATAGATGATTTTAACCGGCATTCGCACG GTAAATCCAGATTGAGGTTTGAGATACTATCTCACCGAGAAATGGTTGTGGATCCACTTAAGAAGATGGGGGAGGACAATCAGCAGCTGATGCATTTCAAGGACAAAGCCGCCAGACACCAGAAGCAGGCAAAAGCTCTTGAAGAGTCTGTTAATGTTGTGGGTGAAAAACTTCGCCAGACTTTGGAAGAAACCAAGGTTGTCAGGTTGAGAATAAAGAAGCACCATGAGGAGAACAAAgatgag ATGGACTTTCAAGGAGAGTTCTTTAAGGAGAGTTTTGAAAAGATGCAGCGGGAGCATTTTGACAAGGATAAGCAATCTCATCCAAATAATCTTCCTTCAGTTGAAGATCATCATCTAGAAAG GGTGGAGGAAATTGCAAAATATGGGGAGTTTCAGAACTATGGGATGAAAGAGTTCATAGCAGAGAAGGAGAAGCTTAAAAAGGCGCATGAAGAAGAAATAGATGCAATGAGGCGTAGACATAGAGAAGAAGAGGCCGCGCTAGACAAGAAGTTTGAACTGGCTGTGTTGATGGAGAAGTATACTCCACCAGCCTCATATTAA
- the LOC116012153 gene encoding putative disease resistance protein RGA3 isoform X2 — protein sequence MEGALIEVVLENLNSLIREELGLLWGIEREMENLSSLLSTIQDVLEDAEEKQLKDKVLRNWLLKLNAAAYEADDILDDCTTEASQLQNKHQTFIKRLLINPAGNVLFRHKIGKRMKAVIEKLNAIAEERIKFHLREIGDRMAVKVDETRETGSILTQSSIFGRDQDKERIIEWLVDETREGEHVSVLPILGMGGLGKTTLAQMVFNEERVAQHFDLRLWVCVTSDFDVKRVLKEIFESATRNGSGALKLDSLQRSLQDLLSEKRFLLVLDDVWNEDQDKWQRLKDVLACGLTGSFIIVTTRLEKVAIIAGTLPTYCLSGLSEEDSWLLFKQHAFGQEPKEEARLEKIGREIVAKCGGVPLATKALGGFMRFKKEESEWLFVKESEIWNLPQGETFILPALRLSYHNLPFEMRRCFAYCSVFHKSTQIKKEKLIHLWMANGFILSRGNLEMEDVGNEVWNELYMRSFFHDVRKNDFGDVTFKMHDLIHDLAHSVMEGSRSSQQILLRDHYLSLPPVTTTLILEDPSKFSRLRVLDASRQWGSFTEVPSVIGSLKHLRF from the exons ATGGAAGGAGCACTAATCGAAGTAGTTCTGGAGAATCTCAACTCTCTGATCCGAGAAGAGTTGGGATTGCTATGGGGCATCGAAAGGGAGATGGAAAACCTATCTAGCTTGCTCTCTACCATCCAGGACGTTCTGGAAGATGCAGAGGAGAAGCAACTGAAAGACAAGGTCCTACGCAACTGGCTGCTAAAGCTCAATGCTGCTGCTTATGAAGCGGATGATATCTTGGACGATTGCACAACTGAAGCCTCCCAGCTTCAAAACAAACACCAAACTTTCATCAAACGCCTGCTAATTAATCCTGCAGGTAACGTTTTGTTTCGCCATAAGATTGGGAAAAGAATGAAAGCAGTGATAGAAAAACTGAATGCCATAGCTGAGGAGCGGATTAAGTTCCATCTGAGAGAAATTGGTGATAGGATGGCCGTTAAAGTCGATGAAACGCGGGAAACTGGATCAATCTTGACGCAGTCGAGTATCTTTGGAAGGGATCAAGATAAGGAGAGAATTATAGAGTGGTTGGTTGACGAAACAAGGGAGGGTGAACATGTTTCAGTCCTACCTATATTAGGAATGGGGGGTCTGGGAAAGACTACACTTGCCCAGATGGTTTTCAATGAGGAAAGGGTGGCTCAACACTTTGATCTAAGACTTTGGGTTTGTGTTACGAGTGATTTTGATGTCAAGAGAGTGCTAAAGGAAATTTTTGAATCCGCCACTAGGAATGGCTCTGGTGCATTGAAGCTAGATTCTCTACAGAGAAGCCTTCAAGACTTGTTGAGTGAAAAAAGATTCTTACTTGTGTTGGATGATGTGTGGAATGAGGATCAAGATAAGTGGCAAAGGTTGAAAGATGTTCTTGCTTGTGGATTAACTGGCTCTTTCATCATCGTCACTACTCGGCTTGAGAAGGTTGCAATCATTGCGGGGACTCTACCTACATATTGTTTATCAGGTTTGTCAGAAGAAGATTCTTGGCTGCTGTTCAAGCAGCATGCATTTGGGCAAGAACCAAAAGAAGAAGCCAGACtagaaaaaattggtagagaAATTGTGGCAAAATGTGGGGGTGTGCCTCTGGCGACAAAGGCTCTTGGAGGATTTATGCGGTTTAAGAAAGAAGAGAGTGAATGGTTATTTGTGAAAGAAAGTGAAATTTGGAACTTGCCTCAAGGAGAGACTTTTATTTTGCCTGCACTCAGATTGAGTTATCATAACCTTCCTTTTGAGATGAGAAGATGCTTTGCATATTGTTCTGTATTTCATAAGAgcactcaaattaagaaggaaaaGCTGATTCATCTTTGGATGGCAAATGGATTCATTTTATCCCGTGGAAATTTGGAGATGGAGGATGTTGGAAATGAGGTGTGGAATGAGTTGTACATGAGATCCTTTTTTCATGATGTGAGGAAGAATGACTTTGGGGATGTTACTTTCAAAATGCATGACCTTATTCATGATCTTGCCCATTCTGTGATGGAGGGAAGCAGGTCAAGCCAGCAGATCTTACTGAGAGATCATTATCTATCACTACCACCTGTTACCACAACTCTAATACTTGAGGATCCTTCAAAATTCAGTCGTCTTCGAGTGTTGGATGCAAGTCGGCAGTGGGGAAGTTTCACAGAAGTGCCATCTGTTATCGGCAGTCTGAAGCACCTAAG ATTCTAA
- the LOC116012153 gene encoding putative disease resistance protein RGA3 isoform X1 translates to MEGALIEVVLENLNSLIREELGLLWGIEREMENLSSLLSTIQDVLEDAEEKQLKDKVLRNWLLKLNAAAYEADDILDDCTTEASQLQNKHQTFIKRLLINPAGNVLFRHKIGKRMKAVIEKLNAIAEERIKFHLREIGDRMAVKVDETRETGSILTQSSIFGRDQDKERIIEWLVDETREGEHVSVLPILGMGGLGKTTLAQMVFNEERVAQHFDLRLWVCVTSDFDVKRVLKEIFESATRNGSGALKLDSLQRSLQDLLSEKRFLLVLDDVWNEDQDKWQRLKDVLACGLTGSFIIVTTRLEKVAIIAGTLPTYCLSGLSEEDSWLLFKQHAFGQEPKEEARLEKIGREIVAKCGGVPLATKALGGFMRFKKEESEWLFVKESEIWNLPQGETFILPALRLSYHNLPFEMRRCFAYCSVFHKSTQIKKEKLIHLWMANGFILSRGNLEMEDVGNEVWNELYMRSFFHDVRKNDFGDVTFKMHDLIHDLAHSVMEGSRSSQQILLRDHYLSLPPVTTTLILEDPSKFSRLRVLDASRQWGSFTEVPSVIGSLKHLRYLNLSYTEIQTLPDTICDLWNLQILNLDYCCELQSLPKRICSLKNLRHLCLLDCPLIGMPPSIGQLTCLKTLNKFVVGKQRGFKISELQDLNLRGTLHITNLEKVKSSEDAKEANLEGKKDLRHLSMSWDSEEGTSNAENDVDHDIVKYLVPPSQLQSLRIYGFRGTSFPFWMSSPIMKDVVDISLENCKNCVNLPPFGELPLLKSLRLEGLPIEYVDNELQGEGLIRMRFPSLTSLNMNDLPKLRKLSRQEGQELFPHLRNLDISNCPLFMSVPENLLNNLNHLESLYISCLETLQMLPTSLSSLTHLQYLYISRCPNLVSLPQSIQRMGSLKILLITGCPELQRRYDKGNGEHWDYIAHVPKVCITP, encoded by the coding sequence ATGGAAGGAGCACTAATCGAAGTAGTTCTGGAGAATCTCAACTCTCTGATCCGAGAAGAGTTGGGATTGCTATGGGGCATCGAAAGGGAGATGGAAAACCTATCTAGCTTGCTCTCTACCATCCAGGACGTTCTGGAAGATGCAGAGGAGAAGCAACTGAAAGACAAGGTCCTACGCAACTGGCTGCTAAAGCTCAATGCTGCTGCTTATGAAGCGGATGATATCTTGGACGATTGCACAACTGAAGCCTCCCAGCTTCAAAACAAACACCAAACTTTCATCAAACGCCTGCTAATTAATCCTGCAGGTAACGTTTTGTTTCGCCATAAGATTGGGAAAAGAATGAAAGCAGTGATAGAAAAACTGAATGCCATAGCTGAGGAGCGGATTAAGTTCCATCTGAGAGAAATTGGTGATAGGATGGCCGTTAAAGTCGATGAAACGCGGGAAACTGGATCAATCTTGACGCAGTCGAGTATCTTTGGAAGGGATCAAGATAAGGAGAGAATTATAGAGTGGTTGGTTGACGAAACAAGGGAGGGTGAACATGTTTCAGTCCTACCTATATTAGGAATGGGGGGTCTGGGAAAGACTACACTTGCCCAGATGGTTTTCAATGAGGAAAGGGTGGCTCAACACTTTGATCTAAGACTTTGGGTTTGTGTTACGAGTGATTTTGATGTCAAGAGAGTGCTAAAGGAAATTTTTGAATCCGCCACTAGGAATGGCTCTGGTGCATTGAAGCTAGATTCTCTACAGAGAAGCCTTCAAGACTTGTTGAGTGAAAAAAGATTCTTACTTGTGTTGGATGATGTGTGGAATGAGGATCAAGATAAGTGGCAAAGGTTGAAAGATGTTCTTGCTTGTGGATTAACTGGCTCTTTCATCATCGTCACTACTCGGCTTGAGAAGGTTGCAATCATTGCGGGGACTCTACCTACATATTGTTTATCAGGTTTGTCAGAAGAAGATTCTTGGCTGCTGTTCAAGCAGCATGCATTTGGGCAAGAACCAAAAGAAGAAGCCAGACtagaaaaaattggtagagaAATTGTGGCAAAATGTGGGGGTGTGCCTCTGGCGACAAAGGCTCTTGGAGGATTTATGCGGTTTAAGAAAGAAGAGAGTGAATGGTTATTTGTGAAAGAAAGTGAAATTTGGAACTTGCCTCAAGGAGAGACTTTTATTTTGCCTGCACTCAGATTGAGTTATCATAACCTTCCTTTTGAGATGAGAAGATGCTTTGCATATTGTTCTGTATTTCATAAGAgcactcaaattaagaaggaaaaGCTGATTCATCTTTGGATGGCAAATGGATTCATTTTATCCCGTGGAAATTTGGAGATGGAGGATGTTGGAAATGAGGTGTGGAATGAGTTGTACATGAGATCCTTTTTTCATGATGTGAGGAAGAATGACTTTGGGGATGTTACTTTCAAAATGCATGACCTTATTCATGATCTTGCCCATTCTGTGATGGAGGGAAGCAGGTCAAGCCAGCAGATCTTACTGAGAGATCATTATCTATCACTACCACCTGTTACCACAACTCTAATACTTGAGGATCCTTCAAAATTCAGTCGTCTTCGAGTGTTGGATGCAAGTCGGCAGTGGGGAAGTTTCACAGAAGTGCCATCTGTTATCGGCAGTCTGAAGCACCTAAGGTACTTAAATCTCTCGTATACTGAAATTCAAACATTACCTGATACGATATGTGATCTTTGGAACTTACAGATTCTAAATCTGGACTACTGTTGTGAGCTTCAAAGTTTACCCAAGCGCATTTGTAGCCTTAAAAATCTCCGGCATCTTTGCTTGCTAGATTGTCCCCTAATTGGAATGCCCCCTAGTATTGGTCAGTTAACTTGCCTAAAAACATTAAACAAGTTTGTTGTTGGGAAGCAAAGAGGTTTTAAGATTAGTGAATTGCAAGACTTGAATCTTAGAGGTACTCTTCATATCACAAATTTGGAGAAAGTGAAAAGCAGTGAGGACGCGAAAGAGGCCaatttagaaggaaaaaaagatCTTCGACACTTGTCTATGTCATGGGATTCTGAAGAAGGTACTAGTAATGCAGAAAATGATGTTGATCATGACATAGTTAAGTATCTTGTTCCTCCTTCCCAACTTCAGTCTTTGAGGATATATGGCTTCAGAGGTACATCTTTTCCATTTTGGATGAGCAGTCCAATAATGAAGGATGTTGTCGATATTTCTTTAGAAAACTGCAAAAATTGTGTCAATCTTCCACCATTTGGGGAGCTACCTTTACTGAAATCTTTGCGTTTAGAAGGGCTTCCTATTGAGTATGTTGACAATGAATTACAAGGCGAAGGCTTGATCAGAATGAGGTTCCCATCATTGACTTCACTCAATATGAATGACCTTCCAAAGCTAAGAAAATTGTCCAGGCAGGAAGGACAAGAGCTATTCCCTCACCTCCGCAACTTGGACATAAGCAACTGCCCTTTGTTTATGTCTGTGCCTGAAAACTTACTGAACAACCTCAATCATTTGGAGTCATTATATATTAGCTGTCTTGAAACGCTTCAAATGCTGCCTACAAGCCTTTCAAGCTTGACTCATCTCCAGTATCTGTACATAAGTCGCTGTCCTAACCTCGTGTCGCTTCCACAAAGCATTCAGAGAATGGGAAGTCTTAAAATCTTGCTAATAACCGGATGCCCAGAACTGCAAAGGCGATACGATAAGGGAAATGGGGAACACTGGGATTACATAGCTCACGTTCCAAAAGTGTGTATTACTCCATAG